The following DNA comes from Corallococcus exiguus.
ACGAACACCACGCCGTCCACACCCTTGAGGATGAGCTTGCGGCTGGCATCGTAGAACACCTGACCGGGCACCGTGTAGAGGTGGAAGCGCGTCTTGAAGCCGCGGATCTCACCGAGCGACAGCGGCAGGAAGTCGAAGAAGAGCGTGCGGTCCGTCTCCGTGGAGAGCGAGATCAGCTTGCCCTTCGTGTCCGCCGCGGTCTTGTTGTAGATGTACTGAAGGTTGGTCGTCTTCCCGCAAAGGCCCGGCCCGTAATAGACAATCTTGCAGTTGATTTCGCGGGATGAGTAATTGATGAAGGACATGGCTTCCCGGGTTACTCGCTGAAGAGGTTGTCGATATCGTCGTCGGAGATCTCGGCGAACGGCGAACCGGCTCCGGGGCTGTCGGTCTTCTTCACGAGGCTTTCGAAGATCTTCGTCAGCTCGTCGCTGGCCTTCTTGATGCGCAAGCGCACCAGACCCAGGCTCGTGCGGTTGTCGAAGATGACGACCAGCACCACGCGGCTGCCCACGATGGTCATGTAGAGGCTGTCCTTCGCCCCTTCATGGAACTGGTTGGGGAACTCGTTCTCCCCGATCAACTTCGCCAGACCGCCCATGGCGGCCACGTTGCCGGCCGTCAGCGACGCAAGCGACGTGGTGTCGATGTTCTGCGTCTGGCCGGCCGAGGAGATGAGCTGGCCGTTCTTGTCGACGAGGAAGACCACCTTCGCGTTCGCGTCCTTGGTAAGCCGGTCGCAAACGGCGTTGATCTTGGTGAACTCCTCTTCGTACATCACCAGTTGCGTGCCCATGGGCGTATGCGCTCCTCAGCGTTCGCTCGCCCCGCGCACGGCGGCGCTCCGATGTTTCTGGAGTGAATCCCGGAGGTTAGACGAGGCGCTACCGACCGCCGTCATGCTTAGCAAAGCAGTTCCACTCCAGCAAGAAGCCAGCCGTGATCCGCGCCGATCTTGAAGGAATGACGGCATCGCGGGTTGGGACACCTGCCCCTCTTCTCTATACTCTCCCGGGCCTTGCGCCGCCCGAGCCCCCTCACCGACATCCTTCCGCGCCTCGTCGTCCTCGTCCTGGTGCTCGCCTGTACCGGGGCCGCCCGTGCGCAGGCCCCCGAGTCCGAGCGCGCCTCGTTGCGCTTCCGCTACGGCCTGTCGTCCCGCCAGGGTGAGCAGGTGGATGTAGGGCCCGGGCTCACCTACAGCGGTCTGACGCCGAACGACGTGGCGCTGACGTTGATGGGCTGGGCGGGGGAGTACCTGGGTGGCCAGGTGGATCTCCAGCGCGAGGCCTTCGAACTGCGGGACGCGTCGTCGCGCGTGACGGGCGGCAGCCTGGTGCGCGGTTCGCTGGGGCCTCGCGGGCGACTTTCCCTGGGGCCGATGCGGCTGGAGCTGGGCGCGGGCTACGGCTTCGCGCAGCTGCCGCTGTTCGGCGGGTTCACCTATGCGCCGGTGCTGCAGCGGGGCGTGCGGCACGCGGCGCTGATTTCAGGTCGGGTGCTGGTGGCGCTGCCGGCGGAGCTCCAGTTGGAGGCGCGGGGCGAAGTGCCTCTGACGATTTCCGCGCACGCGGCGGACGGGCTGAAGGCGTCGTCGTCCGGCTATGTGGTGGGCGCGGCGCTCTCGTATCCGGTGGTGCGCCGGGACGGCTGGACGGGGCGCGTGCTCCTGGACGTGCAGCAGGCGCACGACACGATGGAGCTGGAGGCCAGCGGCCTGCGCTCCGAGCAGCGGATGCGCCGCATCGGCCTGGGCTTCGAGGTGTCACTGGCCGGGGAGGGCGGGACGTCGCGGCCCGTGGGCCCGCGTCAGGCCTTCGTCGCGCTGAGCGTGGTGGACGCGGAGACGGGCGCACCGCTTCCGGGCGCGCACGTGCGCGTGCCCTCCTTGAAGACGCCGGGCACGAGCGAGGAGCTGGTCGCGGACGCGCAGGGGCAGCTGCGGGTGCTGCTCCCCGAAGGCGCGCAGTCCACCCAGGCCAGCGTGGACGGCTATGAGGACGCCACGGAGGTCGCCACCGTCAGCGGTGGTGCCACCGAGGGCGCGCCGGTCCAGCTCCGCCTGCGCAAGAAGGCGCCGAAGACGGGCTCCCTCAAGCTGAAGGTGGTCCAGGGCAAGGACAGCGCGCCGGTCGCGGACGTGCAGGTGGTTTCGGGCAAGGCGCAGCTGCGCACGAACAAGGCGGGCGAGCTGCTGCTGGAGGGACTGGAGCCCGGGCCCGTGGCCGTGTCGATGTCCGCGCCGGGCTTCCGCGCCACGGAAGAAGCCGCGGTGGTGGTGGCGGGGCAGACGTCGGAGCTGGTGGTGGTGCTGTCGCAGGACCGCAAGGGCGAGCTGGCCACGCTGGTGGGCCAGGTGCGCAGCGCGCGCAACGGCCAGCCGCTGGTGGCGACGGTGACCATTGCCCAGGCGAAGGTGCGCACGCGCACGGACAAGAGCGGCACCTTCACCGCACGCGTCCGCGGCGGCACGTACCGCATCACCCTGTCCGCGGCCGGGCACGTGACCCAGACGAAGATGGTCACCGTGCGCGAAGGCGAGCAGGCCATTCTCAACGTTGATTTGTTCCCGAGGGGCCGGTGAGTCGCGCGGCAGTGCCGCGACGCGCCCGTCCGTCGTCGTCGAGGTTTCAGTGAGTCCTGTCCGCATCCTGGCGCTGTCGCTGCTCGTCCTCCTCTCCGGCTGCTCGGGGTGTGAACGCGAGGAGGCGCCGAAACCTCCGCCAGGGGTGGATGTGGACGCGGGAGCCGTCGTTCCCATTGGCCGCCTGGAAGGGCTGTCCGGCGACGTGCGCCTGGAGCGCGGCGGCAAGGTGGGCCCCGCGGTGGAGGGACCGCTGCTCGCGGGCGACGCGGTGGAGACCGGTGAGAGCGGATCCGCGACGGTGCGCTTCCCGGGCGACCGGACGGTGGAGGTGGGCAGCGAGGGCCGGTTCGCGCTGGGCTCGGATTCGTCCGGCATCGTGATGAAGGTGGAGCGCGGCATCGTGTTGTCGCGCGTGCCCGCGGGCAGGAAGGCGGACAGCGCGGGCTCCAAGGTGACGTTGAACATCCTCACCCCCTTCGGCCTCACGCGCGTGGGGCCGGATCCGTCGGAGGTGAAGGTCGCGGTGGCGGAGGACTCCGCGCGGGTGGAGGTGAAGCTGGGCGCCATCGAGCTGGTCTCCAAGGACGGCAAGACGCTGCGCGCGGCGCAGGGCGACGCGGTGGACCTGACCCGCGAGCGCGCGCAGGTGACGCCCGCGGCCCCGCGAGTCGTGGAGCTGGCGCCCATCCCGGTGACGGTGCGCGCGATCTCGGGTGTCGCGGAGGTGAAGGCGAAGGACACGGGCCGCTGGCGCAAGGTGCGCCGCGAAGGCGAGGTGCTGGCCTTCGGCGACGGCGTGCGGACGAAGGGCGGCGAGGCGGTGCTGTCACTCAAGGACAGCGGCACGGTGCTGACGCTCGCTCCAGGCGCGGAGGCGGTGCTGGAGAGCGCGGGACAGCAGGGCACTGTCGACGAGGCGCGCGTCAACCTGCTCCAGGGCCTGTTGGCCGTGCAGCTGTCCATGGGGCGTGAGAGCCGCGTGGTGCTGCCGGAGATGACGGTGGAGTCCGGCGGTGGCGCGAGGCTGGAGATCCGCCGCACCGGCGACGGCATGCAGGTGGCGGCGCACACGGGCGACGTGACGCTGCGGCGGGGCGAGGCGCGGCAGGAGCTGCGCGCGGGTGAGCGCGCCACCGTGAGCAAGGACGGCAGCGCGAAGGTGGAGCCGCTGGAGGAGGCGGCGGTCGCGGTGGGCCCGGGCGAAGGCACGGAGGTCTTCCACCGGGGCCTTTCGGAGGTGGCGCTCACCTGGACGGGCGAGGGCGACGCGGTGGTCGAAGCGGCGCAGGACGCGGCCTTCAAGCGCCCGGTGCTCTGGGGCCGTGTGCACCGCGCTTCCGTCAACGTCTCCGCGCTGGCGAGGGGCACGCTGTACTGGCGGGCGCGCAAGGAGGACGGCACGCAGGTAGCGGCGGGCAGCGTCCACTTCGCTCCGGAGTCCCCCACCAGCTCGCTGGCGCGCGCGCGCAACGTGGTGCCGGAGGGGCCGGAGAAGACGACCATCTTCTACCAGGACAAGCCCCCGGCCGTGACGTTCACCTACGGCGAGGAACCGCAGGCCCGTAGCTATCGCGTGGCGGTGTACAAGGCGGGCTCGCTGGCGACGCCGGTGGTGCAGCGCACGGTGTCGGAGACGCGCGCGGCGCTGGAGGCGGGACAGCTGGGCGAGGGCAGCTACCTGTGGTCCGTCACGCCGCTGTCGCAGGCGGGCGCGGCCCTCAAGGGCGGGCGGATGAACAAGCTGGAGCTCGTCTATGACAACTCGGTGGTGGGACTGGTGGTGGACAGCCCGCGCCAGGGTGTGCCGGCGGCGGAGAAGGTGCGGGCTTCAGGTGTGGCGCCCGTGGATGCCCGCCTGTCCATCAACGGACGGGCCGTGCCCCTGGACGCCAAGCACCGCTTCGATACTTGGGTGGCCCCCATGGGACTGCCCCCCCTGCTGGTGTTTAAGATGACGCGTCCCGGTGCCCCGGACGTACTCACGGTGCGCACCCTGAAACCGCGAGGACCTTGAGGGATGGCACAGACCCCCGTTCCCATTCCGGATCCCGCCGGCGCGTCCACCGCCACGCTCCTCCAGCCGTATGGGCAGTACGTGCTCGTGCGCAAGCTGGCAGAGGGTGGCATGGCGGAGATCTTCCTCGCCAAGCTGCTGGGCGCGGACGGCTTCGAGCGCAACGTGGTGCTCAAGCGGATGCTGCCGGCCCTGTCGGCCATCCCCGACTTCGTGGAGATGTTCCGCGACGAGGCGCGGCTCGCGGCGAAGCTGTCGCATCCGCACATCGTGCAGATCCACGAGCTGGGCTTCACGGACGGCTGCTACTACATCTGCATGGAGTACCTCGCGGGCGAGGACTTCTCCACGACGCTGCGGCTCGCGGGCCGGCGCCGCCAGTACGTCCCGCTGCCGGTGGTGATGCGGGTGCTCATCGACGCGGCGCGGGGCCTTCATTTCGCGCACACCTTCACCAACGAGCAGGGCCAGCCGCTGCACGTGGTGCACCGGGACGTGTCACCGTCCAACCTGTACGTGACGTACCAGGGCCAGGTGAAGGTGCTGGACTTCGGCATCGCCAAGGCCGAGTCGCGCCTGGTCCAGACGCGCACGGGCGTGGTGAAGGGCAAGTACATCTACATGGCGCCGGAGCAGGCGCAGGGGAAGGAGGTCGACCACCGCGCGGATGTCTTCTCCCTGGGAGTCAGCCTCTACGAGGCCGTCACGCACGTGCGGCCCTTCTCCCGTGAGAACGACCTGGCGGTGCTCAACGCGCTGTTGCAGGGCGAGTTCGAGAAGCCGCGCGCGCTGAGGGCGGACCTGCCGGAGGGCCTGGAGGCCATCATCCTCAAGGCCATGGCGTTCAAGCCGGAGGACCGGTACGCGACGTCGGACGAGTTCGCGGATGCGCTGGAGAGCTTCGCGGCGGAGTTCCAGGGCGGAGCCGCGAGCGCCCCCACGCTGGGCACGTTCCTGCGCAACCACTTCGGCGAGGAGCGCGTCACGGAGAAGACGCGCATCCCCACGATGGCCACGCTCACCGCCGCGCGTCCGACGGACCCTGAGTTCGCGGCCATCTCGCCGCCCGTCGCCGGTGCTGGGACGAACACGTACGGGCATCAGGTGTCCCGCCCGAGCAGCACGGGCGTGAGGGCACTGACCGCGCAGAACAAGACGGCCCCCGTGCAGGCGCAGGCTCCCGAGCCGGAGGTCGTGCCGAGCGCGCCTCCGGTGAAGCCCGCGTCCCGGCGTTGGGTCCTGGGACTGGTGGGCGGCCTGGGGCTGGTGGCCGCGGGCGTGGCGTTCGTCGTCGCGCGGCCGGGTGGCACCGCGGTGAACGTCACGCCTCCGCCTCCGGTACAGCAGGCCGTCGCGCCCGTGGCGAATGGGAATCCCGCGGGCACTCAGGGGCAGGGTGCACCGGCCCAGGTGCCTGAAGGGACCACGCCCGGAGATGCTCAGGGCACCGTGCAGGACGGCACGCCGGGCGGTGACGCGGTGGCGACGTCCGTGACGGATTCGCCCCACGTGGATGACGGGGCGGAGGACCCGTCCCACCGCAAGGTCGTGAAGAAGCCGGTGGCGAAGGAGCCCGTGTCGCTGGGCATCGACGACATCCAGCGCGTGGTGTCCGGCGGCCGCTCGAAAATCACCGGTTGCTTCGAGCGCTACAAGTCCGACCTGCCGGCTGCCTCGGGCGAGGTGCAGGTGGAGCTCACCATCGTGTCCTCGGGCAAGGTGCGCGCGGGCACGCGCGGGCCGCTGGCGTCCACGGACGTGGGCCGCTGCCTGGAGACGCAGGCCCAGAGCCTGCGCTTCCCGGTGCACCGCGACCAGGAAGTCACCGTGCTGATGCCGTTCTCGTGGAAGGTGACGCAGTAGCCGGTGCGGCGTCTTCTCCGTCCCGCGTTCAGCGCGCGGGACGGACCAGCACCGTCACAGGTCTCGGCGGGCGGACAGCGCCTTGGCGAGCGTGGCCTGGTCAGCGAACTCCAGGTCGCCGCCCATGGGCAGGCCCTGCGCGATGCGCGTCACCCGCAAGCCCATCGGCTTGAGCAGCCGCGTGAGGTAGAGCGCGGTGGCTTCACCCTCGATGTCCGGGTTGGTGGCGAGGATGATCTCCTCCACCCGGCTGTCGTTGAGGCGCAGCAGCAGCTCCTTGATGCGCAGCTGCTCCGGGCCCACGCCTTCCAGCGGGGACAGCACGCCGTGCAGCACGTGGTAGCGGCCCTTGAACTCGCGGGTGCGCTCCAGCGCCATCAAGTCGGAGTACGTCTCCACCACGCACAGGGCGCGCTCGTCGCGGCGGTTGTCACGACAGAAGCCGCACAGCTCCGAGTCGGTGAGGGAGAAACAGCGCACGCACAGGTGCACCTTCTCCTTCACCTCGCGGATGGCCTGTGAGAGGTCGACGGCGAACTCGCCCGGCGCCCGCAGGATGTGGAACGCGAGGCGCTGGGCGGTCTTCTCACCAATGCCCGGCAGCTTCGCGAGCTGGGCGACCAGGCGATTCAGCGGATCGGGCGTCATCCGTCTTTAATTAATGCCGGGGATCTTCACGCCGCCGGAGATCTTCGCCAGCTCGGCGTTCATGTGCTGACGGCTGTTCGCCAGGGCAGCGTTCACGGCGGCGGTGACGAGGTCCTCGAGCATCCCCGGGTCGTTGGGGTCGATGGCGCTCTTGTCGATCTTGATGCTGCGGATCTCCTGCACGCAGTTGGCGACGACCGTCACGAGGCCCTCGCCGGACTTCGCCTCGACGGTCTCTTCCGCCAGCTGCTTCTTCCGCTCCTCGATCTTCTCGGTGAGCTTGTTCGCCTGCCGGATGAAGTAGTTCAGGTCGATGCCGGGCATGTGCTTCCTCGGTCCCCGGTCGTGGGAGCGCGGGCCGTCATGGCGCCGCTCGGAGCAGGGACGTTGCCGCGCACCCTAGCGGGGCCGCGCGGCGTTGTCAGTCATCAGGAGCGGCGGGCACGTCCGGGAGGTTGGCCGGTGGCCGCTCGGGCTCGTAGACCTGGATGTGCTCGATTTCGCCGCCCAGCATCTTGAGGATGGCCCGCACGGACGCGTGGGAGCGCACCTTGCCCTCGGTGCTCTTCTCGTGGGTGTTGCGGGTCTGGGTGTCCTGTTCGGAGAGGCTCTGCCCCATGCCGCCCGGGAGGGCGTCGTGGGTCTGGGGCACGTCCGTGACGGTGAGCTTCACGGCCCGGCCGAAGTGAGAGGCCAGCGCCGCGTCCACGGTGGCCTTGCCCCCGGGCGACACCACGGCGGCCTTGTGGAAGGCGGCGGAGGGCGGGAAGCCCAGGATGATTTCGCCCGCCTTCATGGACTGGAGGCGGCCGTTGGCGAGCGCCGTGCCGTGGCGCACGGACGTGGACTTCACGGTCTCCACGGCGGCGCGCCAGCGCTCGGGCAGGGAGCGGTTGGGGTTGTCGCGGCTGGTGGCGACGGGCGCCATCGCGGGCGG
Coding sequences within:
- the mglA gene encoding gliding-motility regulator Ras-like GTPase MglA, with the translated sequence MSFINYSSREINCKIVYYGPGLCGKTTNLQYIYNKTAADTKGKLISLSTETDRTLFFDFLPLSLGEIRGFKTRFHLYTVPGQVFYDASRKLILKGVDGVVFVADSQIERMEANMESLENLRINLAEQGYDLNKIPYVVQYNKRDLPNAVTVEEMRKALNPRNIPEYQAVAPTGVGVFDTLKAVAKLVLTELRKGG
- the mglB gene encoding gliding-motility regulator GTPase-activating protein MglB, yielding MGTQLVMYEEEFTKINAVCDRLTKDANAKVVFLVDKNGQLISSAGQTQNIDTTSLASLTAGNVAAMGGLAKLIGENEFPNQFHEGAKDSLYMTIVGSRVVLVVIFDNRTSLGLVRLRIKKASDELTKIFESLVKKTDSPGAGSPFAEISDDDIDNLFSE
- a CDS encoding MSCRAMM family protein, translating into MRRPSPLTDILPRLVVLVLVLACTGAARAQAPESERASLRFRYGLSSRQGEQVDVGPGLTYSGLTPNDVALTLMGWAGEYLGGQVDLQREAFELRDASSRVTGGSLVRGSLGPRGRLSLGPMRLELGAGYGFAQLPLFGGFTYAPVLQRGVRHAALISGRVLVALPAELQLEARGEVPLTISAHAADGLKASSSGYVVGAALSYPVVRRDGWTGRVLLDVQQAHDTMELEASGLRSEQRMRRIGLGFEVSLAGEGGTSRPVGPRQAFVALSVVDAETGAPLPGAHVRVPSLKTPGTSEELVADAQGQLRVLLPEGAQSTQASVDGYEDATEVATVSGGATEGAPVQLRLRKKAPKTGSLKLKVVQGKDSAPVADVQVVSGKAQLRTNKAGELLLEGLEPGPVAVSMSAPGFRATEEAAVVVAGQTSELVVVLSQDRKGELATLVGQVRSARNGQPLVATVTIAQAKVRTRTDKSGTFTARVRGGTYRITLSAAGHVTQTKMVTVREGEQAILNVDLFPRGR
- a CDS encoding FecR domain-containing protein, producing the protein MSPVRILALSLLVLLSGCSGCEREEAPKPPPGVDVDAGAVVPIGRLEGLSGDVRLERGGKVGPAVEGPLLAGDAVETGESGSATVRFPGDRTVEVGSEGRFALGSDSSGIVMKVERGIVLSRVPAGRKADSAGSKVTLNILTPFGLTRVGPDPSEVKVAVAEDSARVEVKLGAIELVSKDGKTLRAAQGDAVDLTRERAQVTPAAPRVVELAPIPVTVRAISGVAEVKAKDTGRWRKVRREGEVLAFGDGVRTKGGEAVLSLKDSGTVLTLAPGAEAVLESAGQQGTVDEARVNLLQGLLAVQLSMGRESRVVLPEMTVESGGGARLEIRRTGDGMQVAAHTGDVTLRRGEARQELRAGERATVSKDGSAKVEPLEEAAVAVGPGEGTEVFHRGLSEVALTWTGEGDAVVEAAQDAAFKRPVLWGRVHRASVNVSALARGTLYWRARKEDGTQVAAGSVHFAPESPTSSLARARNVVPEGPEKTTIFYQDKPPAVTFTYGEEPQARSYRVAVYKAGSLATPVVQRTVSETRAALEAGQLGEGSYLWSVTPLSQAGAALKGGRMNKLELVYDNSVVGLVVDSPRQGVPAAEKVRASGVAPVDARLSINGRAVPLDAKHRFDTWVAPMGLPPLLVFKMTRPGAPDVLTVRTLKPRGP
- a CDS encoding protein kinase domain-containing protein; amino-acid sequence: MAQTPVPIPDPAGASTATLLQPYGQYVLVRKLAEGGMAEIFLAKLLGADGFERNVVLKRMLPALSAIPDFVEMFRDEARLAAKLSHPHIVQIHELGFTDGCYYICMEYLAGEDFSTTLRLAGRRRQYVPLPVVMRVLIDAARGLHFAHTFTNEQGQPLHVVHRDVSPSNLYVTYQGQVKVLDFGIAKAESRLVQTRTGVVKGKYIYMAPEQAQGKEVDHRADVFSLGVSLYEAVTHVRPFSRENDLAVLNALLQGEFEKPRALRADLPEGLEAIILKAMAFKPEDRYATSDEFADALESFAAEFQGGAASAPTLGTFLRNHFGEERVTEKTRIPTMATLTAARPTDPEFAAISPPVAGAGTNTYGHQVSRPSSTGVRALTAQNKTAPVQAQAPEPEVVPSAPPVKPASRRWVLGLVGGLGLVAAGVAFVVARPGGTAVNVTPPPPVQQAVAPVANGNPAGTQGQGAPAQVPEGTTPGDAQGTVQDGTPGGDAVATSVTDSPHVDDGAEDPSHRKVVKKPVAKEPVSLGIDDIQRVVSGGRSKITGCFERYKSDLPAASGEVQVELTIVSSGKVRAGTRGPLASTDVGRCLETQAQSLRFPVHRDQEVTVLMPFSWKVTQ
- the recR gene encoding recombination mediator RecR — encoded protein: MTPDPLNRLVAQLAKLPGIGEKTAQRLAFHILRAPGEFAVDLSQAIREVKEKVHLCVRCFSLTDSELCGFCRDNRRDERALCVVETYSDLMALERTREFKGRYHVLHGVLSPLEGVGPEQLRIKELLLRLNDSRVEEIILATNPDIEGEATALYLTRLLKPMGLRVTRIAQGLPMGGDLEFADQATLAKALSARRDL
- a CDS encoding YbaB/EbfC family nucleoid-associated protein; the protein is MPGIDLNYFIRQANKLTEKIEERKKQLAEETVEAKSGEGLVTVVANCVQEIRSIKIDKSAIDPNDPGMLEDLVTAAVNAALANSRQHMNAELAKISGGVKIPGIN